A window of Malania oleifera isolate guangnan ecotype guangnan chromosome 5, ASM2987363v1, whole genome shotgun sequence contains these coding sequences:
- the LOC131156223 gene encoding uncharacterized protein At1g01500-like: MENSSERVQRNGPIYDGHDSRNSPYETFLKGSLPWLYTRVFYVRVSEWEIDDSTPEYLILNHIPLDHHTLLELNGVRSSIDSDGVSTLLRRDRLDKKSEEATFVGTDCIRMTGNVKFEVLDKGVLLLSGVLELSTNVNGFIGEPKDYHQGWRMNCESHLPAGVGFLKGKQYMGHELTSPIIEVYVAGCFSGNPIILTKTLRLSSGKRKMRKGMLDSIPKSMGSECPKNFPSGVASQIPEYPNDKGEDEDNNNLYSRTECLEGEDGELLWFNAGVRVGVGIGLGVFLGLGIAVGLLARAYQGTTRNFRHQRML; the protein is encoded by the exons ATGGAGAATTCTTCTGAGAGAGTGCAGAGAAATGGACCGATCTACGATGGCCACGACTCAAGGAACTCACCTTATGAAACTTTCCTAAAGGGATCATTACCTTGGCTCTATACAAGAGTGTTTTATGTTAGAGTTAGCGAATGGGAGATCGATGATTCCACCCCAGAGTACCTCATATTAAATCACATTCCATTGGATCACCATACCCTTCTTGAATTAAATGGTGTTCGAAGTAGCATCGATTCGGACGGTGTCTCAACTCTCCTCAGAAGGGATCGGTTAGATAAGAAGTCCGAAGAAGCTACATTTGTGGGCACTGATTGTATAAGGATGACAGGTAATGTGAAGTTTGAGGTTTTGGATAAGGGTGTTCTTCTTCTGTCTGGGGTTTTAGAATTGAGTACTAATGTTAATGGATTTATCGGGGAACCGAAAGATTATCACCAGGGATGGAGAATGAATTGCGAATCACATCTGCCTGCCGGGGTTGGCTTCTTGAAGGGAAAACAATACATGGGTCATGAGTTGACTTCACCAATAATCGAGGTTTATGTAGCTGGCTGCTTCTCAGGCAACCCAATTATCTTAACTAAGACTTTGAGGCTTAGTTctggaaaaaggaaaatgagaaagggCATGTTGGATTCCATACCGAAGTCTATGGGAAGTGAATGCCCGAAAAATTTTCCATCCGGGGTTGCTTCGCAG ATACCGGAATATCCCAACGACAAGGGAGAAGATGAAGACAACAATAACCTGTACTCAAGGACAGAATGTTTAGAGGGTGAAGATGGAGAACTCTTATGGTTCAATGCTGGTGTGAGGGTGGGTGTTGGAATTGGCCTCGGTGTTTTTCTTGGACTTGGGATAGCAGTGGGCTTGCTGGCTCGAGCCTACCAAGGAACCACCCGCAACTTCAGACATCAACGAATGCTGTGA
- the LOC131156222 gene encoding BTB/POZ domain-containing protein At1g63850-like, whose product MIVAGGHSKKRQRVGSTSRFSSTVGVVDLSRPDGTLVEASQRRRTVHPPPLPSDHGGFNDSATADVLLRLHLDPSPFDSDSESLSVIDCVDQAEAQIYLHSDVLRRSKYFAALLSDRWQPHSGDDSDSPRKIQRLSFGVSATTGSIDTHLTVLELLYANDLSAAIDNAASALEILPVALELLFEDCVRACVRFLEAVPWSEDEERRVLSLIPFLREEESRELLARVSPASSDTSEEMLYGLIFAAIHNHPNMAFVKAFVAKLLRDFSSRESARRVLDRAFDTSLKIVKESLEEYSSPDFRGDHNETEAIQRLNLHTAMTNGRHLLWLVERMIELRVADTAVKEWSEQASFTADLQRAFRDDAWRNIVPGLPAVVLRCTCKLANAVAAGSILAPRQVRMKLVKDWLPVLIVCRDNVLPLLSSHKSLFLELEVTFLRIISTLPMSNAQELLQQCLSFSTRNVEDCPHLVTAFNTWFRRATQATQAPQAD is encoded by the exons ATGATAGTAGCAGGAGGGCACTCCAAGAAGAGGCAGCGCGTGGGCAGCACGAGCCGCTTCTCATCCACCGTCGGCGTCGTCGACTTATCCCGTCCCGACGGAACCTTAGTCGAAGCTTCTCAGCGCCGCCGCACCGTCCACCCTCCGCCGCTCCCTTCTGACCACGGCGGCTTTAACGACTCCGCCACCGCCGACGTCCTTCTCCGTCTTCACCTTGACCCCTCCCCCTTCGACTCCGATTCCGAATCTCTCTCCGTCATCGATTGCGTTGACCAGGCCGAAGCCCAGATCTACCTGCACTCGGATGTCCTCCGCCGATCCAAGTACTTCGCCGCGCTGTTATCCGACCGCTGGCAGCCTCACTCCGGCGACGATTCTGACAGTCCTCGCAAGATTCAGCGCCTGAGTTTCGGAGTTTCGGCCACCACTGGATCAATTGATACCCATCTAACGGTTCTAGAGCTTCTATATGCCAATGATTTATCCGCGGCGATCGATAATGCGGCATCGGCTCTCGAGATCCTTCCCGTGGCGCTTGAATTGCTGTTTGAGGATTGCGTTAGGGCTTGCGTTCGGTTCCTGGAGGCCGTGCCGTGGAGTGAAGATGAAGAGAGGAGAGTTTTGAGTTTGATTCCGTTTCTTAGAGAAGAAGAGTCGCGAGAACTGCTCGCTAGGGTTTCGCCTGCGAGCAGTGATACGTCTGAGGAGATGCTTTATGGATTGATTTTTGCCGCGATTCACAACCATCCGAACATGGCATTCGTGAAGGCGTTTGTGGCAAAACTCTTAAGGGATTTCTCGTCGAGAGAGTCGGCTCGGAGGGTGTTGGACCGGGCGTTTGATACGAGCCTGAAGATAGTGAAGGAGTCATTGGAGGAGTACTCGAGTCCGGACTTTAGAGGTGATCATAATGAGACGGAGGCTATTCAGAGGTTGAATTTGCACACCGCGATGACGAACGGGAGGCATTTGTTGTGGTTGGTTGAGAGGATGATTGAGTTAAGAGTGGCTGATACAGCGGTGAAGGAATGGAGTGAGCAGGCATCGTTCACGGCGGATTTGCAGAGGGCTTTTCGCGATGATGCTTGGAGGAATATTGTGCCTGGGCTTCCGGCTGTTGTGCTTCGGTGCACTTGTAAGCTTGCCAATGCAGTTGCCGCTGGATCCATTTTGGCTCCTAGACAG GTTAGGATGAAACTTGTGAAAGATTGGCTACCAGTGCTGATCGTATGCAGGGACAATGTGCTGCCACTGCTATCCAGCCATAAATCATTGTTCCTGGAGCTGGAAGTGACATTCCTGAGAATCATCTCGACGCTGCCCATGTCCAACGCCCAGGAGTTGTTGCAGCAGTGCCTCAGCTTTTCAACTCGAAACGTGGAGGACTGCCCTCACTTGGTCACTGCATTTAACACTTGGTTCCGCCGTGCCACCCAAGCCACCCAAGCCCCGCAGGCAGACTAG